A window of the Chondrinema litorale genome harbors these coding sequences:
- a CDS encoding transglutaminase domain-containing protein — MKLSFLQANYLLKPFYSLLVIFLLSQNTVLSQTPELKDYAKEAPKTVEKSAIDLARYLTENETDTKQKVFNIYTWITYNISIDAKDIVSIKHKPHSIKQILNRKKGSSGEFAGLFNQLCNYVEIPSKDIVGYVRATNFDEGMQIVEASAVWNGVKIDSSWFLIDTYSGCGSIVRKNKSFLAKLFSAKSQQYKLIFKRETDINFYCIQPEKLISTHLPVDPAWQLIQFPVSMDSFQSLDWEGYNYKMDNCDPKLANAQDYTRLLNVYEHLSNLPYMEKVAIKSNAFYPENFALLAQYYLFKGQAMYAGHADPKIYIQRNNSVIQTLEKAELNAKKHQQTINTETLKTISNFKSSINKNIRNVQSTRSKITSQHLSTTQKVLAAGKKEVQQSTNSLADLQSKINSKTYQPLNVNASTKNERADLLKENKLALAKTNKELFQLKDSLYKTNSNLEASLMEKAQLFEALKGKNLILNDLLLEFNKYTVDKAPLMPLKKLSAFIDTCGTEIDSLNKALIQNRRDISINSNNITKIQSALNKNVIQKQKYIKQICTYSGSSNCDTDEYNSSIELLKSIDQVKLEMSKMNLDLKQEDISFNQTMFEILDDQAFLFNDAENNLNDYENFRINNLEFDKKKSNYQMEEIKKYADKYINKLSALNNKLKQKMK, encoded by the coding sequence ATGAAACTATCCTTTTTACAAGCAAACTATCTTTTGAAACCCTTTTATTCATTACTAGTAATCTTTTTACTGAGCCAAAACACTGTTTTATCACAAACTCCAGAACTAAAAGATTACGCCAAAGAAGCACCTAAAACAGTTGAAAAATCGGCAATAGATTTAGCTAGATACCTCACCGAAAATGAGACTGATACCAAACAAAAAGTTTTTAATATATATACTTGGATTACCTATAATATTTCTATTGATGCAAAGGATATAGTGAGTATTAAACATAAACCTCATAGCATCAAACAGATACTAAATAGAAAAAAAGGCAGCTCAGGAGAATTTGCAGGTTTGTTTAATCAGCTTTGTAATTATGTTGAAATTCCTTCAAAAGATATTGTAGGATATGTAAGGGCTACAAATTTTGACGAAGGCATGCAAATCGTTGAAGCAAGTGCTGTATGGAATGGGGTTAAAATTGATTCGAGCTGGTTTTTAATTGACACTTATAGTGGCTGTGGTTCAATAGTAAGAAAGAACAAGAGTTTTCTCGCTAAATTATTTAGTGCAAAATCTCAACAGTACAAACTGATTTTCAAAAGAGAAACAGACATTAATTTTTATTGCATCCAACCTGAAAAGCTTATCTCAACTCACCTACCAGTAGATCCAGCTTGGCAACTAATTCAATTTCCTGTTTCAATGGATAGTTTTCAAAGTCTCGATTGGGAAGGCTACAATTACAAAATGGATAATTGTGATCCTAAACTAGCAAATGCACAAGATTATACGCGATTGTTAAATGTTTATGAGCATCTGTCTAATTTGCCATATATGGAAAAAGTAGCGATAAAAAGTAATGCTTTTTATCCTGAAAACTTTGCGTTACTGGCTCAGTATTATCTTTTTAAAGGACAAGCTATGTATGCTGGACATGCTGATCCAAAAATCTATATTCAAAGGAATAATTCAGTTATTCAAACCTTAGAAAAAGCTGAACTAAATGCTAAGAAACACCAGCAAACTATCAATACTGAGACTTTAAAAACCATTAGCAATTTCAAAAGTAGCATCAATAAGAATATTAGGAATGTACAATCCACCCGATCGAAAATTACATCTCAACATCTCAGTACAACACAAAAAGTTTTAGCTGCAGGAAAAAAAGAGGTTCAACAATCTACCAATAGCTTGGCTGACCTACAAAGCAAAATCAATTCAAAAACCTATCAACCATTAAATGTAAACGCTTCTACAAAAAACGAAAGAGCAGATTTACTCAAAGAGAATAAATTAGCGCTGGCAAAAACCAATAAAGAGCTATTTCAGCTAAAGGATTCTTTGTATAAAACCAACTCAAATCTTGAGGCTAGTTTAATGGAAAAAGCACAGCTATTTGAAGCATTAAAAGGTAAAAATCTGATTTTAAATGATCTCTTATTAGAATTTAATAAATACACAGTAGATAAAGCTCCCTTAATGCCTCTTAAAAAATTAAGTGCATTTATCGATACCTGTGGAACTGAAATTGACAGCCTGAATAAAGCACTTATTCAAAACAGAAGGGATATTTCGATCAACTCGAATAACATCACCAAGATACAATCTGCACTCAATAAAAATGTGATACAAAAACAGAAGTACATCAAGCAAATTTGTACATATTCTGGTAGCAGCAATTGTGATACAGATGAATATAACAGCAGTATCGAATTGCTAAAATCTATAGATCAAGTTAAGCTGGAAATGAGCAAAATGAATCTTGATTTAAAACAAGAAGATATCAGTTTTAACCAGACTATGTTCGAAATACTCGATGATCAGGCTTTTCTATTTAATGATGCAGAAAATAATTTAAATGATTATGAAAACTTTAGAATTAATAATCTTGAGTTTGATAAAAAGAAAAGCAATTATCAGATGGAAGAAATAAAAAAATATGCTGATAAATATATCAATAAATTATCAGCACTTAATAATAAACTAAAGCAAAAGATGAAGTAA